A single region of the Silene latifolia isolate original U9 population chromosome 8, ASM4854445v1, whole genome shotgun sequence genome encodes:
- the LOC141594872 gene encoding uncharacterized protein LOC141594872, with protein MKGLAWNCRGLNDPLAPSIPKIKAICRSFHNNLDFVFLSETQCDVRSIDVLLRPMGFLQSAGCDADGLKGEGVVGWMEKQLGAVWEDFSRHLNSFDKPFLFFGDFNQVEFSSDKLGGSDKLIRGANLFSYWKNVHCLMDIPFKGPRFTWCNNRDNPHRIYERLDKGFASNDCLSLFPNTFIKHMPIKISDHAPIILDTNMILHTKKKTYRLEAWCFDYAECSVLRVKGRSSDNLILGIKKESNEWTFDMKEIGGLFNKYFSDIFKSDAEPESFEDYINNYSYLFDNLKRKVGMEERAKLGHIYSKNEVRQAVFQLGPLKSPGPDGIPAAFYQKYWSIVKDDVINGALNILNSGTVLKEFNKTFIVLIPKNDCPERVGDFRPISLCNVIMKVVTKCIANRLKGVMDDLVSPFQSAFVPNRSIADNIDIAQEILHVINLRVTVRRV; from the exons ATGAAAGGGTTAgcttggaattgtaggggtcttaATGATCCGCTTGCCCCTTCAATCCCTAAAATTAAAGCAATTTGTAGGTCGTTTCATAATAATTTAGATTTCGTCTTCCTTTCAGAAACTCAGTGTGATGTACGATCAATTGATGTTCTTTTGCGCCCTATGGGTTTTCTCCAGTCTGCTGGGTGTGATGCGGATGGTTTAAAGGGGGAGGGGGTTGTGGGTTGGATGGAAAAGCAGTT GGGCGCTGTTTGGGAAGATTTTTCTCGTCATCTTAATTCCTTTGACAAACCTTTCTTGTTTTTTGGTGATTTCAACCAAGTTGAATTCTCGTCTGATAAGCTAGGTGGTAGTGATAAATTGATTAGAGGAGCAAACTTATTCTCATACTGGAAGAATGTACATTGTCTGATGGATATTCCTTTTAAGGGGCCTAGATTCACTTGGTGCAATAATAGGGATAATCCACATCGAATTTATGAAAGACTTGATAAGGGTTTTGCTTCTAATGATTGTCTCTCTTTATTCCCTAATACCTTTATCAAGCATATGCCTATTAAAATATCGGACCATGCTCCTATTATCCTCGATACAAACATGATTCTCCATACCAAGAAGAAAACTTACAGACTCGAGGCTTGGTGTTTTGACTATGCTGAATGTAGTGTCCTG AGGGTTAAAGGACGATCAAGTGATAATCTTATCTTGGGTATTAAGAAGGAGTCTAATGAATGGACTTTTGATATGAAGGAGATTGGTGGTCTGTTTAATAAATACTTCTCTGATATCTTTAAGTCTGATGCTGAGCCAGAGAGTTTTGAGGACTACATAAATAATTACAGTTACTTATTTGATAATCTTAAGCGTAAAGTGGGCATGGAGGAAAGAGCCAAGTTAGGCCATATATACTCGAAAAATGAAGTTCGTCAGGCTGTTTTCCAATTGGGACCCTTAAAATCACCGGGTCCTGATGGGATCCCCGCGGCCTTCTACCAGAAGTATTGGTCTATTGTTAAGGATGATGTTATTAATGGAGCTCTCAATATTCTCAATTCGGGTACTGTTCTTAAGGAATTTAATAAAACCTTTATTGTCCTTATTCCGAAGAATGATTGCCCGGAGAGAGTTGGAGATTTTCGGCCGATTAGCCTCTGCAATGTTATTATGAAGGTTGTCACTAAGTGTATTGCTAATAGATTAAAAGGGGTTATGGATGATCTTGTTAGTCCTTTTCAAAGTGCCTTTGTCCCAAATAGAAGTATTGCGGATAATATTGATATTGCCCAAGAAATTCTTCACGTTATCAACCTAAGAGTTACGGTAAGAAGGGTATGA